A genome region from Triticum aestivum cultivar Chinese Spring chromosome 2B, IWGSC CS RefSeq v2.1, whole genome shotgun sequence includes the following:
- the LOC123044536 gene encoding uncharacterized protein, protein MVFFCFLVDQRRKVRSSKPAAGICSRCGGCASVADMETATRLCYLLTVHRVTWRAIICTFCGAMLKSYRHYRLY, encoded by the coding sequence atGGTGTTCTTCTGCTTCCTGGTGGACCAGCGGCGGAAGGTGCGGAGCAGCAAGCCGGCGGCGGGGATCTGCTCGCGGTGCGGCGGCTGCGCCAGCGTGGCGGACATGGAGACGGCCACGCGGCTCTGCTACCTCCTCACCGTGCACCGCGTCACCTGGCGCGCCATCATCTGCACCTTCTGCGGCGCCATGCTCAAGTCCTACCGCCACTACAGGCTCTACTAG